In Streptomyces erythrochromogenes, the DNA window AGGGAGCCGCTGCGGTGGGCGGCCTCCACGACGACGGTGCCGCGGGTGAGGGCGGCGATGACCCGGTTGCGCAGGACGAAGCGGCTGGGCGTCGGATGGCTGCCGGGCGGCAACTCCCCAACGACCAGACCCTGGCCGGCGATCCGGCCGAGCAGCCCGGCGTGCCCGCGGGGATAGGCGACGTCCACCCCGCAGGCGAGCACCGCCGCAGTCGCGCCGCCGGAGGCGAGGGCCCCGCGATGGGCGGCGCCGTCGATGCCGAAGGCCGCACCGGAGACGACGACCCAGCCCCGTTCGGCGAGACCGGCGGCCAGCGTCTGCGCCATGTGCGCGCCGTACGGAGTGCAGGCCCTGGCCCCGACCACGGCGACCGAACGCAGCGCCCAGGTACGCAGGTTCGGCCGGCCCCGCAGCCAGAGCCCGACGGGGCGTTCGTCCCCGAGGTCGTCCAGCTGCGTCGGCCACTCCGCCGAACCCGGGAACACGAACCGGACTCCCGCGCCGGCGGCGAGCTCCAGGTCCCGACGGGGGTCGGCCAGCGCCGCGCGTCTGCGGTACGCGGCGAGCCGCTCCGGTCCCACCCCGGGCGGAGACTGCCGCTCCGCCTCCGGGCCGGTCAGCAGCCGGAGCAGCCCCGTGGCACCGTGCTCCCGGATCCAGCGCCCGCCGTGCGCGTCACCGGGCTCCAGGACCCGTGTCAGGGCCGCCCGGGCCAGCAGTTCCTCCTCCCCCGCGCCGGTCATGTCCCGGCCCCCGTCAATGACATGGCCCCGCGGGCGATGCCGGTCCGCAGCTCCAGCGCCACGGCCACGTCGAGGGCCTCGGGGCGGTCCCGCCCCCGCAGGTCGGCGACGGTCCAGGCGACCCGCAGGACCCGGTCCAGCCCGCGCGCGGTGAGCAGCCCCCGCTCCAGCTCCCGCTCGGCCTGCGCCAGTGCCCCCGGGGCCGCCTGCCAACGGGTCCTCAACTCCTGTCCCGAAACTTCCGAGTTGAGCCGCCAAGGGGTGCCGGTGAGTCGGCCCGCGGCACGTTCCCGGGCCTCCCTCACCCGGTCGGCGACCACCTCGCTGGACTCCCCCCGACCCCCCTGCCCCAGCAGGTCGCTGCGCGTCACGGGCTCGACCTCCACCCTCAGGTCGACCCGGTCGAGCAACGGCCCCGACAGCCGGGCCTGGTAACGCCGGACCACCGAGGGCGGGCATTCGCATCCCGCCCCGTGCAGGGTGTGCCGCCCGCACGGGCAGGGATTCGCGGCGAGCACCATCAGGAACCTGGCGGGCAGGCGTACCACTCCGGCCGCGCGGGCGATGACCACGTGCCCCGATTCGAGGGGCTGGCGCAGCGCGTCCAGCGCCCGGCTGTGGAACTCCGCGGCCTCGTCCAGAAAGAGCACCCCGCGGTGGGCGAGGGAGACCGCTCCGGGCCGGGGCACCCCGGTCCCGCCGCCCACCAGGGACTGCATGGTCGCCGAGTGGTGCGGGGCGCAGTACGGCGGCCGCGAGACGAGCGGCTCGCCGGGCGGCAGGATTCCCGCGACCGAGTGGACCGCCGTGACCTCCACGGAGTCCTGTCGGGTGAGCGGCGGCAGGATCCAGGGCAGCCGCTCGGCCAGCATGGTCTTGCCGGCCCCGGGCGGCCCGCTCAGGAAAAGGTGGTGCCCTCCGGCGGCCGCCACTTCGAGGGCGCGGCGGGCCGTGTGCTGCCCCGTCACATCGGCGAGGTCGGGGAAGTCTGCGCAGTCCCCGCCGGGGCGGCCCGGGGCGAGCCCGGTGCCCAGGCCCGCCCCGGGGACGAGCAGTCCGGCCAGCATCGGGTCCGGGCGGCCCGGCGGGTCCCCGTGATCCTCCTCGGGCACCTCCCCGTCGGTCAGGACGGCGATCAGCTGGCGCAGGCTGCGCACGCCGAGCACCGAGACGTCCGGCACCAGCGCGGCCTCGGCGGCGCACTGCTGCGGCACGACCACCTGCCGGTAGCCGGCCTCGGCCGCGGCGAGGACGGCCGGCAGGATGCCCCGGACCGGGCGCACGCGCCCGTCCAGCCCCAGCTCGCCGATCAGCACGAGGTCGGCGATGACCGCCGGGTCGACCACCTCGGCCGCCCCGAGCACGGCCGCCGCGACGGCCAGGTCGAATCCGGCGCCGGACTTCGGCACGGAGGCCGGGCTCAGCCCGACCGTGAGCTTCTTCTGCGGCCAGGCCGCTCCGGAGTTGACCACGGCCGCACGCACCCGGTCCCGGCTCTCGACGAGGGTCTTGTCCGGCAGCCCCACCAGGGTGAAGGCCGCGACTCCGGGCTCAAGGTCGGCCTGGACCTCGACCACCACGCCGTCGACGCCGACCAGGGCCACGGAGCAGGCCCGCGCGAACCCCATCACGCCACCCCCCTGACGTGTTCCACCAGGGGCGCGCCGCGCCGCGGCAGCAGGACTCCGACGAGGTCGATGCGGACCCCGCCCGGCGGTGGTCCGCCGTGGTCGGCGAGCCACCGCCCGGCGAGCCTCCGCAGCCGGTCCGCCTTCGCGGTCCGCACGGCGGCCATCGGATGCTCGAAGCCACCCGTGCGCCGGGTCTTGACCTCGCACACGACGAGGGCGTCCCCGTCGCGCGCGACGATGTCGATCTCCCCGCCGCGGCACCGCCAGTTCCGTGCGATCACGGTCATCCCGGCCTCGATCAGCCGTCGTGCCGCGAGCTCCTCGCCGTACCGCCCCATCGCCTGCCGTGCCGCGCTCTTCGCGTCCATCGGGCACCACCTCCGGCACCGACGGTCCCGCGTCCCCGCCCACCTCGTGGATCTTGGTGGAAAACCCGGCCGCTGTGGACGGACCCGTCACCCTCCCGGGTGAGGCGGCTCAGCTCCCGGGCAGTTCGAGGTCGCTCTTGTTGAGCTCCTCGATGTTCACGTCCTTGAAGGTCAGCACCCGGACCTGCTTCACGAAGCGGGCCGGCCGGTACATGTCCCAGACCCAGGCATCGGCCATCGAGACCTCGAAGAACACCTCGCCCTGAACCGAGTGCACCTGCATCTCGTAGTCGTTGGTGAGGTAGAAACGGCGTTCGGTCTCGATCACATACTTGAACAGCCCGACGACGTCGCGGTACTCCCGATAGAGCTTCAGCTCCATCTCGGTCTCGTACTTTTCGAGGTCCTCGGCACTCATGGCATGTTCCCCTTCAGCCGTGCGTCCCCCTATTGTGCGCCAGCGCCGTGCGCCCCTAAACGATTTCCGGGGCCAGGACCACCGGCGCACCCGGAGGACCCTCGTCGAGCAGCGTGCGGAGCAGCCCGGCGAGTCTGGTCGGGTACACCGTCTCACGTGCTGCGAGAAGTTCCTCGGAGGTCCACCACCTGGCTCCGGTGACGCTGCGCCGCTCCAGCTCGGTCAGACCGCCCATCCAGGTCGTGGTCTGGCTGGTCCGGGCCAGGAAGTACCACTCGTCCTGCTCCCAGCGCCGGCCGTCGAAGGGGAAGGAGCAGTAGCGGTGCCACAGCACCGGCCCCAGCTCCACCTCGGTGATCCCGGTCTCCTCCGCCAGCTCGCGCAGCGCGGCCTGCTCCCGGGTCTCCGTGCCCTCGAGTCCGCCGCCCGGGGTGAACCACCACTCGTCCGAGGGGTCGGCCGGTTCGAAGCCGTGCAGCAGCAGGATCCGGTCCGCCGGGTCCAGCAGGACCACCCGGGACACCTGTCGGGGGCCGCGGTCGACCGCCGGTTCAGGCGACACCGGCCCGCTCCCGCCGCCCGCGCCCCAGGATCCGCACGAGCGGCCCGTACGCGGCCCCCAGCACCACCAGGGCAGCTCCGACGGCCACGGCCGCAACCTGGAGCCGCAGCGGCCCGTGCCCGGAGGTCCCGCCGGGCAGGGCCGCGTACGTCTTCGGGCGCTCCAGCATCGCCACGGACGGCCAGGCCAGGGCGTCGACGCGGGCGCTGACGGCAGACCGGGACACCGTGCCCTGCCCGGCCTCCTGGAGGTGGGCCCGCGAGTCCAGCGAGGCGGCGCGCCGGTCGCCCAGCAGGAAGAGGTTCCCCTCGGGGACCGTCACCTCGAAGGGGGTCCCGGGGGGCGGGGCCTGCCCGGGCGGCATGGCGAGGCCCGAGTCCGGCCGGCTGGTGTCGGCGTAGGGCTCGTCCAGCGGGCTGCCGTTCACGGTCAGCTCGCCGTCGGCGCCGCAGCACTTCACGGTGTCGCCGCCGATGCCGACGACCCGCTTGACCATGGGCAGATCGCTCCACATGGAATCAGTAAAGATGACCACGTCCCCGCGGCGCACCTCACCGCCGTCGATGCGCTGTGCCAGCACCCGGTCGCCCGGGCGCACGGTCGGCATCATCGAGTCGGTCGGGACCGTGTAGGGCTGGTAGACGAGCGCCCCCCACACGAAGCCGCCGAGGAAGAGCGCAAAGCCGATGGCCACGACGATGCCCGACAACACGTTGCCGAGACCGCCGCGGCCATCCTTGCCCCTGCGTATCGCTTCTGTTCCGCCCATTCCAGCGCCCCCACATCGGGATCGTCGACCTGGGCGGCACCCTACCCGTCGGTACGACCGCTGGTCAGCTTCCGGCGGCGCCACATCACGAGCGGGACCGCTCCGGCGAGCCCCAGCGCGGCCGGGCCGAGCCCGACGGGCGCCAGTCCGGCGGCCCCGAGGCCCAGCGCGGTGGCAGCGGCCTGGTTGCCGATGCCCGGCTGGTCGAAGGTGTCCGGGATCGGCAGGGTGGACCAGCGGGTGACCGGCCACGCGATCACGACGGCCCGCCCGACGACCTTGTCGACCGGCACGAAGCCCCCGGTGGAGTCCTGCATGTGGTAGCGGGAGTCCTGGGAGTTCTGCCGGTGGTCGCCCATCACCCAGATCTTGCCCTCGGGCACCTTGAGCGGGCCGAACGGGGCGTCGTCGCAAGCGGTGTTGCCGGGGTAGATGTACGGCTCGTCGAGCGCCTTGCCGTTGACGACGACCGGTCCCCCCTTCTTGCATTCGACCGTGTCACCGCCGATGGCGATGGTCCGCTTGATCAGGTCCTTCTCCTCGGCGGACGGCATCAGGCCGATCCAGCTGAGGGCCTTCTGGGCGATGTTCGGCTCCGGCGTGGGCTCGCCCGAGAGCCAGTTCGCCGGGTCGTGGAAGACCACGACCTCGCCGCGCTCCGGCTCGGAGCCGAACCACGGCGTCAGCTTGTCGACCAGCACCCGGTCCCCGCGCTGCAGGGTGTCCTGCATCGAGTCGGAGGGGATCGAGAACGCCTGGACCAGGAAGGTCTTGATCAGCAGGGCCAGCAGCAGCGCGATGCCGATGAGGAGCGGGAGCTCCTTCCAGAAGGAGCGGTGCGGCTTCTCCAGCGCGCCGTCCTCCTCGGTCTCGTGCGCGACGGCGTCGTCCGGCCGCTCCTCGCCCTCGTCGCGTCCGGACCGTGCGCCTACCGCCACGTCCCCCACATCCACTCCTCACTCACGTTCGCCGCCCGCGCCGAACCGGACACGGGCCCTCCCCTCCCTTAACGAGCGGGAGTTCCCTAAGGCTCGGGAGACCGAGGACACACTATGCGAACGGCGTGCCCGTACGGCGTCGCCTGCGGCCGCGTCCCTCGCGGCGTGCCTGATCGGGCACCATGCGGAAGGTCGCGGGCTGCTCCAGACGGGTCCAGTGTCCGAAGGGCCAGGCGATCACCACGGCCTCCCCCACGACCCCGTTCTCGTCGATGGTGCCCTCGAAGGCCTCGTCGAGATGGAAGCGGGAATCGGCCGAATTCGCTCGGTGGTCGCCCATGACGAAGAGCCTTCCGGCGGGCACCTGCACCTCGAAGGGGATGTCCGAGGGGGTGTTGCCCGGCTTGACGTACGGCTCGTCGAGCGGCGAGCCGTTGACCGTGACCCGGCCCCGGGCGTCGCAGCACTTGACGGTGTCGCCGCCGACGCCGATGACTCGCTTGATCAGGTCCTGTTCGTCGGACGAGGGCAGCAGGCCGATGAAGGTCAGGGTCTGCTTGATCTGCTTGATCACGACGGGGTCCGGGGCGGGCCGGGCCGCCTCGCCCTTGAGCCAGCCACCGGGGTCCTTGAACACGACGATGTCGCCGCGCTCGACCTTGGAGCCGAACCACGGGGTCAGCTTGTCCACGAGGACCCGGTCGCCGATCCGGATGGTCTGCTCCATCGAACCCGACGGAATGAAGAAGGCCTGCACCAGGAAGGTCTTGAGGAGCAGGGCTATGCACAGCGCCACCACCACGAGCAGCGGCAGTTCGCCCGCCCGGCGCGTGCGGCGGCGGCGCTTGACCCTGCGGGCCAGCCGGCGCCGTTCGGCCCGGCCGCCCACCTCCACGACCGGCTCCGGCTCCGGCGCCCGCTCGGGCGCGCGTCGGCCCCGCGGCCTTCCGCGCGGCTCCGGCTCGGGCTCGTCATCGAGCCAGTCCGGTCGGCTCCGCGTCCTCGCGCGCGGCTCCGGTCCGGGCTCCCGATCCCGGCGGCCCCTCGGCCGTCCCCGGCTACCCATGGCCGCCGCCGACGGCGCCCCAGCGCGAAACCGGCCAGCCGATCCAGTCGGCCCGCCCGATCACCTTCTCCACCGGCACCATCCCCCCGCCCGGTTCCCCGAGGTGGTCCCGTGAGTCCCGGGACTGGGAACGATGATCGCCCACCACCCACAGGGTCCCCAGCGGCACGACGATCCGGAAGGGCACCTTCGAGGGGGCGTCCCCGGGATACAGGTACGGCTCGTCCAGCGGCACGCCGTTGACCGACACCCGTCCGCCGGCGTCGCAACAGACCACGTCGTCACCACCCACGCCCACCACCCGCTTCACGAAGTCGGTGTCGGAGGGCTCCGCGAGCCCGAGCGCCGAGGCGGCGCCGTGCACCAGGTCGCCGACCGGGCCGCCGCCCGCGCGTTCCCGTACGAAGGAGCCCGTTCCGTCGAAGACCACCAGGTCCCCGCGGCGCGGCTGATCGCCGAAACGGTACGCCAGCTTGTTGACCAGGACCCGGTCCCCCACCCGGAACGTCGGCTCCATGGAGTGGCTCGGGATCAGGAAGGGCTGGACGACGAAATTGCTGAGCAGCAGCAGGAAGACCGTGCAGATCACACCGAGCGCCCCCGCCCGGCGCCAGGTGAACTGCCGCCCGGAGGACCGGTCCGCGTCGGATCCCTCGGGGGGTGCCCCGGGGGCCGTCCGGGAGAACGCAGAACGCGGCCACCCTCGCCCCTCGCGGGGGGAAGAGTGACCGCGCTGCGTGTGAGGTGCTTCGGTGTCCATCGGGGGCGAGCCTATCCGGCCGCCGCCGGACACCGGAGACGACCTTACTTGTCGCGCTTCTCCTTGATCTTCGCAGCCTTGCCGCGGAGCTCACGGAGGTAGTACAGCTTCGCACGGCGCACGTCACCGCGGGTGACGAGCTCGATCTTCTCGAAGATCGGGGAGTGGACCGGGAAAGTACGCTCCACACCGACGCTGAAGGAGACCTTGCGAACGGTGAAGGTCTCGGAGACACCGGCGCCCTGGCGGCGGATGACGACACCCTTGAACTGCTGGATACGGGAGCGGTTGCCCTCGATCACGCGGACGTGCACGTTGATCGTGTCACCCGGGCGGAAGGCCGGGACGTCCGAGCGGAGCGCGGCGGCGTTGACGCCATCGAGCAGGTGAGACATGTTCTTCGTCTGCTTTCTTCGCATGACGCCACAGGTCGCCAGTGCGGGTTTCCGTAGAGAATTCGGGAGCCGTGCCGCTCGGCGGCCGACGGTCCCCCTGTGGCAGGGGCGTCCGGCGAGCACACAGCAGCCGCCTATTCTTCCACGGCCTGCGGCCTGCGCCAAAATCGGCCGTCCGGCGACGGGTGCCAGCCGAGGATCGAGAGCATCTCGCGGTCCTTCTTGTCGAAGGCCGAAGCCTCGCAGCGCTCGATCAGGTCGGGGCGGTTGCTCGCGGTCCGGCGGAAGGCCTCGTCCCGGCGCCACCGGGCGATCTTGCCGTGGTGGCCGCTGAGCAGCACGTCGGGGATGTCCCGGCCGCGCCACACCGGCGGCTTGGTGTAGACGGGACCCTCCAGCAGGTTCGCCATCTCGCCGGGCGCGAAGGAGTCGTCCCGGTGCGACTCGGCGTTGCCGAGCACCCCGGGCAGCAGCCGCGCCACGGCCTCGGTGACGACCAGGACGGCCGCCTCGCCGCCGGCCAGGACGTAGTCGCCGATGGAGACCTCGTACACCGGCATGCGCGTGGCGTACTCGTCCATGACGCGGCGGTCGATGCCCTCGTAGCGGGCGGGCGTGAAGATCAGCCACGGCCGTCCGGAGAGCTCGACGGCCAGCTCCTGGGTGAACGGACGGCCGCTGGGCGTGGGGACCACCATGACGGGGCCGTGCGCGCCCGCCTCGTAGCCGTCGGCCAGCGCCTCGTCCAGCGCCTCGCCCCACGGCTCGGTCTTCATGACCATGCCGGGGCCGCCGCCGTACGGGGTGTCGTCGACCGTGTTGTGCCGGTCGTGGGTCCAGTCCCGCAGGTCGTGGACGTGCACGTCGAGCTGGCCGCGGGCGCGCGCCTTG includes these proteins:
- the dprA gene encoding DNA-processing protein DprA — translated: MTGAGEEELLARAALTRVLEPGDAHGGRWIREHGATGLLRLLTGPEAERQSPPGVGPERLAAYRRRAALADPRRDLELAAGAGVRFVFPGSAEWPTQLDDLGDERPVGLWLRGRPNLRTWALRSVAVVGARACTPYGAHMAQTLAAGLAERGWVVVSGAAFGIDGAAHRGALASGGATAAVLACGVDVAYPRGHAGLLGRIAGQGLVVGELPPGSHPTPSRFVLRNRVIAALTRGTVVVEAAHRSGSLVTARRAQRLGRFTMGVPGPATSGLSTGVHELLRGGEAQLVTDAAEVVELVGRMGELAPERRGPVLARDLLDRDTARVLEALPAGRPVTAAELALAAGIGTDEVIGRLYELHSLGFVERQGDGWQLSGGTAGEGMQTRVPRRGGR
- a CDS encoding YifB family Mg chelatase-like AAA ATPase: MGFARACSVALVGVDGVVVEVQADLEPGVAAFTLVGLPDKTLVESRDRVRAAVVNSGAAWPQKKLTVGLSPASVPKSGAGFDLAVAAAVLGAAEVVDPAVIADLVLIGELGLDGRVRPVRGILPAVLAAAEAGYRQVVVPQQCAAEAALVPDVSVLGVRSLRQLIAVLTDGEVPEEDHGDPPGRPDPMLAGLLVPGAGLGTGLAPGRPGGDCADFPDLADVTGQHTARRALEVAAAGGHHLFLSGPPGAGKTMLAERLPWILPPLTRQDSVEVTAVHSVAGILPPGEPLVSRPPYCAPHHSATMQSLVGGGTGVPRPGAVSLAHRGVLFLDEAAEFHSRALDALRQPLESGHVVIARAAGVVRLPARFLMVLAANPCPCGRHTLHGAGCECPPSVVRRYQARLSGPLLDRVDLRVEVEPVTRSDLLGQGGRGESSEVVADRVREARERAAGRLTGTPWRLNSEVSGQELRTRWQAAPGALAQAERELERGLLTARGLDRVLRVAWTVADLRGRDRPEALDVAVALELRTGIARGAMSLTGAGT
- a CDS encoding YraN family protein, giving the protein MDAKSAARQAMGRYGEELAARRLIEAGMTVIARNWRCRGGEIDIVARDGDALVVCEVKTRRTGGFEHPMAAVRTAKADRLRRLAGRWLADHGGPPPGGVRIDLVGVLLPRRGAPLVEHVRGVA
- a CDS encoding DUF2469 domain-containing protein → MSAEDLEKYETEMELKLYREYRDVVGLFKYVIETERRFYLTNDYEMQVHSVQGEVFFEVSMADAWVWDMYRPARFVKQVRVLTFKDVNIEELNKSDLELPGS
- a CDS encoding NUDIX hydrolase translates to MSPEPAVDRGPRQVSRVVLLDPADRILLLHGFEPADPSDEWWFTPGGGLEGTETREQAALRELAEETGITEVELGPVLWHRYCSFPFDGRRWEQDEWYFLARTSQTTTWMGGLTELERRSVTGARWWTSEELLAARETVYPTRLAGLLRTLLDEGPPGAPVVLAPEIV
- the lepB gene encoding signal peptidase I; amino-acid sequence: MGGTEAIRRGKDGRGGLGNVLSGIVVAIGFALFLGGFVWGALVYQPYTVPTDSMMPTVRPGDRVLAQRIDGGEVRRGDVVIFTDSMWSDLPMVKRVVGIGGDTVKCCGADGELTVNGSPLDEPYADTSRPDSGLAMPPGQAPPPGTPFEVTVPEGNLFLLGDRRAASLDSRAHLQEAGQGTVSRSAVSARVDALAWPSVAMLERPKTYAALPGGTSGHGPLRLQVAAVAVGAALVVLGAAYGPLVRILGRGRRERAGVA
- the lepB gene encoding signal peptidase I translates to MAVGARSGRDEGEERPDDAVAHETEEDGALEKPHRSFWKELPLLIGIALLLALLIKTFLVQAFSIPSDSMQDTLQRGDRVLVDKLTPWFGSEPERGEVVVFHDPANWLSGEPTPEPNIAQKALSWIGLMPSAEEKDLIKRTIAIGGDTVECKKGGPVVVNGKALDEPYIYPGNTACDDAPFGPLKVPEGKIWVMGDHRQNSQDSRYHMQDSTGGFVPVDKVVGRAVVIAWPVTRWSTLPIPDTFDQPGIGNQAAATALGLGAAGLAPVGLGPAALGLAGAVPLVMWRRRKLTSGRTDG
- the lepB gene encoding signal peptidase I; amino-acid sequence: MEVGGRAERRRLARRVKRRRRTRRAGELPLLVVVALCIALLLKTFLVQAFFIPSGSMEQTIRIGDRVLVDKLTPWFGSKVERGDIVVFKDPGGWLKGEAARPAPDPVVIKQIKQTLTFIGLLPSSDEQDLIKRVIGVGGDTVKCCDARGRVTVNGSPLDEPYVKPGNTPSDIPFEVQVPAGRLFVMGDHRANSADSRFHLDEAFEGTIDENGVVGEAVVIAWPFGHWTRLEQPATFRMVPDQARREGRGRRRRRTGTPFA
- the lepB gene encoding signal peptidase I, whose amino-acid sequence is MDTEAPHTQRGHSSPREGRGWPRSAFSRTAPGAPPEGSDADRSSGRQFTWRRAGALGVICTVFLLLLSNFVVQPFLIPSHSMEPTFRVGDRVLVNKLAYRFGDQPRRGDLVVFDGTGSFVRERAGGGPVGDLVHGAASALGLAEPSDTDFVKRVVGVGGDDVVCCDAGGRVSVNGVPLDEPYLYPGDAPSKVPFRIVVPLGTLWVVGDHRSQSRDSRDHLGEPGGGMVPVEKVIGRADWIGWPVSRWGAVGGGHG
- the rplS gene encoding 50S ribosomal protein L19, whose translation is MSHLLDGVNAAALRSDVPAFRPGDTINVHVRVIEGNRSRIQQFKGVVIRRQGAGVSETFTVRKVSFSVGVERTFPVHSPIFEKIELVTRGDVRRAKLYYLRELRGKAAKIKEKRDK
- the trmD gene encoding tRNA (guanosine(37)-N1)-methyltransferase TrmD, yielding MRLDVVTIFPEYLEPLNVSLVGKARARGQLDVHVHDLRDWTHDRHNTVDDTPYGGGPGMVMKTEPWGEALDEALADGYEAGAHGPVMVVPTPSGRPFTQELAVELSGRPWLIFTPARYEGIDRRVMDEYATRMPVYEVSIGDYVLAGGEAAVLVVTEAVARLLPGVLGNAESHRDDSFAPGEMANLLEGPVYTKPPVWRGRDIPDVLLSGHHGKIARWRRDEAFRRTASNRPDLIERCEASAFDKKDREMLSILGWHPSPDGRFWRRPQAVEE